Proteins co-encoded in one Cytobacillus sp. NJ13 genomic window:
- a CDS encoding amidohydrolase family protein: MKVIDAHIHFSDIKSFHHTANELSFVDYSYHGHQQEFQKANVVLSIAMGLTETENMGFPDYEARTPMGLDLDDKIPANVVYCAGINPYDLNEGALQRLEDDLQKPNVAGIKIYLGYYPFYAYDEVYEPVYELAAKYGVPVVFHTGDTYSERGLLKYSHPLAIDEVAVKHRNVNFMMAHFGDPWTLTGAEIIYKNPNVYADLSGLIVGTEKELKKRSKGRFLDHLRHALVFADSYDKLLFGTDWPLAPVGPYIEFIKELIPEEHHEDVFYNTAIKVFPKIKPFLP, from the coding sequence ATGAAAGTCATAGATGCGCATATTCATTTTTCTGATATAAAATCATTTCATCATACTGCCAATGAACTCTCATTTGTAGATTATTCATATCATGGGCATCAGCAGGAGTTCCAAAAAGCAAATGTAGTTTTGAGCATTGCAATGGGACTTACAGAAACAGAAAATATGGGCTTTCCTGATTATGAAGCAAGAACACCTATGGGGCTTGACCTGGATGATAAGATACCGGCTAATGTCGTTTACTGCGCTGGCATCAATCCATACGATCTCAATGAAGGGGCTCTTCAAAGGCTGGAGGATGATCTGCAAAAGCCTAACGTGGCAGGGATCAAGATTTACCTGGGGTATTATCCTTTCTACGCCTATGATGAGGTTTATGAACCTGTATACGAACTCGCTGCAAAATATGGAGTTCCTGTTGTATTTCATACAGGGGATACTTATTCAGAGAGGGGATTGCTTAAGTATTCTCATCCCCTGGCTATTGACGAGGTTGCTGTTAAACACCGGAATGTCAATTTCATGATGGCTCATTTCGGAGATCCATGGACGCTGACGGGAGCTGAAATCATATACAAGAATCCTAATGTCTATGCCGATCTTTCAGGACTGATTGTCGGAACAGAAAAAGAATTGAAGAAGCGCAGCAAAGGAAGATTTTTGGATCATCTGAGGCATGCTTTAGTGTTTGCAGATTCTTACGATAAATTGCTGTTTGGAACCGATTGGCCGCTTGCGCCAGTGGGTCCTTATATTGAATTTATTAAAGAACTCATACCTGAAGAGCATCATGAAGATGTTTTTTACAATACCGCTATAAAGGTTTTTCCTAAAATCAAGCCTTTTCTGCCATAG
- a CDS encoding DegV family protein: protein MAKIAWVTDSTAFLNNELRNHPHLYQIPMTIIMDGNEYTDGVDLTPEELYASLKTLDTPPKTSQPSIGAFRNLYENLQKDYDSIIAVLVSAKLSGTVSSSEQAAQLVDIPVYSIDSKILSYPLTRLILKGMELAENGLDIKDIIRRLETLRNTGETYVLIGSLEQLHRSGRMSGVQFFLGSMLNVKPIISVHDGELSVKEKARSERKAKDKIVNLLRSAHERKTLKEVFILYGLHPEEAETWKKELQEEFNGVEFGCYSLGATIGVHAGENTLGISWLNGLE from the coding sequence GTGGCTAAAATTGCATGGGTAACAGACAGCACAGCTTTTTTAAATAACGAGTTAAGAAACCATCCTCACTTGTACCAGATTCCGATGACCATCATTATGGATGGAAATGAATATACTGATGGGGTTGATTTAACACCGGAAGAACTTTATGCGAGTTTAAAAACCCTGGATACCCCTCCAAAAACTTCCCAGCCATCCATCGGCGCTTTCCGGAATTTATATGAAAATCTGCAGAAGGACTATGACAGTATTATCGCTGTCCTTGTATCAGCAAAGCTCAGCGGGACTGTTTCTTCCAGTGAACAGGCCGCCCAGCTGGTTGATATACCAGTATACAGCATAGACTCCAAGATATTATCATACCCTTTAACAAGATTAATCCTTAAGGGGATGGAATTGGCAGAAAACGGACTGGATATTAAAGACATTATCCGCAGGCTCGAAACACTTCGCAATACGGGCGAAACATATGTCCTCATTGGGAGTCTAGAACAGCTTCATAGAAGCGGCAGGATGTCCGGAGTTCAATTTTTCCTGGGAAGCATGCTAAATGTGAAGCCAATTATCTCAGTTCATGATGGAGAATTAAGCGTAAAAGAGAAAGCCAGAAGCGAGAGAAAGGCAAAAGATAAAATTGTAAATCTGCTGAGGAGTGCGCATGAGAGAAAAACGCTGAAGGAAGTATTCATCCTATACGGTTTGCATCCGGAAGAAGCGGAGACATGGAAGAAGGAACTCCAGGAAGAATTTAATGGAGTTGAATTTGGATGCTATTCTTTGGGGGCTACCATTGGCGTTCATGCAGGAGAAAATACACTTGGCATCAGCTGGCTGAATGGCCTGGAATAA
- a CDS encoding ABC-F family ATP-binding cassette domain-containing protein yields MKMISVENVTKTYGEKELFNDISFTIAEKERAGLIGVNGTGKSSLLKVIAGVDLPDSGEVVTPRDYTISYSAQQPELNYDLTVLEQVFAGDAPILVLQREYEQALLELSMHPEDSDIQQNLFELQKRMDTLDAWEVNTDAKTILTKLGIEEFTKKIGELSGGQKKRVALAQVLIQSPDLLILDEPTNHLDFESVKWLEEYLGRYRGALLLVTHDRYFLDRVTNRMFELEGGNLYSYKGNYAAFLEAKAVREENEAAAIDKQKNLFRRELEWIRRGAKARTTKQKARIQRFETLDSQLASVKSSEKLDMSLSGSRLGKQVFELESASKKYGTQTILDQFDLLVKPGDRIGIIGRNGTGKSTLLNILAGRIPLDSGKRIIGQTVKIAYYTQESEDMDENKRMIEYLKETAEVVETSDGKTISAAQMLERFLFPSYSHGTPIRKLSGGEKRRLYLLKILMSEPNVLLLDEPTNNLDTQTLTVLEDYLEDFPGVVITVSHDRYFLDKVAEQLLVLKGEGKVESYYGNYSEFLESENARPVQEVDPAPKKSRETKPKKKRMSYKEKKEWEEIEGKIEAAESRLEAISSEMASIGSDFEKGQALVEEETMLNEELEYLIERWSYLSEAAENE; encoded by the coding sequence ATGAAGATGATCTCTGTGGAAAATGTTACAAAAACATATGGAGAGAAAGAACTTTTTAATGATATATCTTTTACAATCGCTGAAAAAGAAAGAGCAGGACTGATCGGTGTAAACGGTACAGGGAAATCTTCCCTGCTTAAAGTGATTGCCGGTGTTGACCTGCCAGACTCTGGAGAAGTAGTCACTCCTAGAGATTACACCATTTCATATTCAGCACAGCAGCCTGAACTCAACTATGATTTAACAGTTCTCGAGCAGGTTTTTGCAGGAGATGCGCCAATTCTTGTACTGCAGAGAGAATATGAACAAGCCCTGCTGGAGCTTAGCATGCACCCTGAAGATTCAGACATTCAGCAAAATCTTTTCGAACTTCAAAAAAGAATGGATACCCTTGATGCCTGGGAAGTGAACACCGATGCAAAAACGATACTCACTAAGCTGGGTATCGAGGAGTTCACCAAAAAGATTGGAGAGCTTTCTGGCGGGCAAAAAAAACGGGTTGCCCTGGCGCAAGTACTGATCCAGTCCCCTGACTTGCTGATTCTTGACGAGCCGACAAATCATCTTGATTTTGAATCGGTCAAATGGCTGGAAGAATATCTGGGCAGATACAGGGGGGCGCTGCTCCTTGTAACACATGACCGTTATTTCCTTGACCGGGTTACAAATAGGATGTTTGAACTTGAAGGCGGAAATCTATACAGCTATAAAGGAAATTATGCTGCATTCCTTGAAGCAAAGGCGGTAAGAGAGGAAAATGAGGCAGCAGCCATTGATAAGCAGAAAAATCTGTTCAGAAGGGAACTGGAATGGATCAGACGAGGTGCAAAAGCCCGTACCACCAAGCAAAAGGCCAGAATTCAGCGGTTCGAAACCCTTGACAGTCAGCTTGCCTCAGTTAAATCCTCTGAAAAATTGGATATGTCCCTAAGCGGCAGCCGCCTCGGAAAACAGGTATTTGAACTCGAATCTGCTTCAAAAAAGTATGGCACTCAAACGATTTTGGATCAATTTGATCTTCTTGTAAAACCAGGGGATAGAATAGGGATTATCGGAAGAAATGGAACGGGGAAATCTACTCTGCTTAACATACTGGCAGGCAGGATTCCGCTTGACTCAGGTAAGCGCATTATTGGGCAGACGGTAAAAATCGCTTACTATACACAGGAAAGCGAAGATATGGATGAGAACAAGCGCATGATCGAATACCTCAAAGAAACAGCAGAAGTGGTTGAAACTTCCGATGGCAAAACGATTTCTGCAGCTCAAATGCTGGAGCGCTTCCTATTTCCTTCGTATTCTCACGGCACTCCTATCCGCAAGCTTTCCGGCGGGGAAAAACGCAGGCTGTATTTATTGAAAATCTTAATGTCTGAGCCTAATGTTCTTCTGCTTGATGAGCCGACCAATAACCTTGATACCCAAACCCTGACGGTTCTCGAAGATTACCTTGAAGATTTTCCAGGTGTAGTCATTACAGTTTCACATGACCGCTACTTCCTGGATAAAGTGGCTGAGCAGCTTCTTGTATTAAAAGGCGAGGGCAAAGTCGAATCCTACTATGGAAATTACAGTGAATTTCTTGAAAGCGAGAATGCCAGGCCTGTTCAGGAAGTTGATCCTGCCCCAAAAAAATCGAGGGAAACTAAGCCGAAAAAGAAGAGAATGAGCTACAAAGAAAAAAAGGAATGGGAAGAAATCGAGGGGAAAATTGAAGCGGCTGAATCCCGTCTCGAAGCGATTTCCTCAGAAATGGCCAGCATCGGCAGTGACTTTGAAAAGGGTCAGGCCTTAGTAGAAGAAGAAACAATGCTGAATGAAGAGCTTGAATACTTGATTGAGAGATGGAGCTATCTTTCAGAAGCAGCTGAGAATGAGTGA
- a CDS encoding BrxA/BrxB family bacilliredoxin, with translation MSMAYEEYMKQMVKPMREELVQAGFKELTASEDVEQFMEGLEGTALVVVNSVCGCAAGLARPAATQAVLRSEKKPDHLVTVFAGQDKEATAKMREYFDGYEPSSPSMALLKGKEVVHFIHRHDIEDHSMEAIMENLLAAFEANC, from the coding sequence ATGTCTATGGCATATGAGGAATATATGAAGCAAATGGTAAAACCGATGCGTGAGGAGCTTGTACAGGCCGGTTTTAAAGAGCTGACGGCTTCAGAAGATGTAGAGCAGTTTATGGAAGGTCTTGAAGGAACAGCTCTTGTGGTTGTCAATTCAGTTTGCGGCTGTGCCGCTGGACTGGCTCGGCCGGCAGCAACGCAGGCCGTTTTACGCAGTGAAAAGAAACCTGATCATTTAGTGACGGTGTTTGCAGGACAGGATAAAGAAGCAACAGCTAAAATGCGCGAGTACTTTGATGGATATGAGCCTTCATCTCCTTCTATGGCTCTTTTAAAAGGGAAGGAAGTTGTACACTTCATTCACCGCCATGATATTGAAGACCATTCCATGGAAGCGATCATGGAAAATCTTCTTGCTGCTTTTGAGGCGAATTGCTGA
- a CDS encoding conserved virulence factor C family protein → MKIKAIEPTPSPNTMKVILDEELPMGKANNYKKDKKQGAPQIILDILEIEGIKGVYHVADFLAVERNAKYDWKELLPQVRSAFGEDVENEGPEENGIDEHFGEVQVLVQMYKGIPMQVKLTDGTEEKRFALPENYIKAVSEAQDPADNVVMVRKWKEFGVRYGDFDQVGHDIVEELMAAYPDGRLQILVKMAKSPDKTEEKLARSLLKLSVEDLDSPDWRERYQKLEQMDDPELEDLPVLEKALKDEKASIRRLATVYLGMIEDKSVLPLLYRALKDKTVTVRRTAGDCLSDLGFEEAMDAMKEALQDDSKLVRWRAAMFLYEVGDESALPALKAAEDDPEFEVSMQIKLAIERIEHGEEAKGSVWKQMTESRKQGQE, encoded by the coding sequence TTGAAAATAAAAGCAATCGAACCAACACCAAGTCCAAATACAATGAAGGTTATTCTTGATGAAGAGCTTCCGATGGGGAAAGCCAATAATTATAAAAAGGATAAAAAACAAGGAGCTCCACAGATTATTCTTGATATTCTTGAAATTGAAGGAATCAAAGGGGTTTACCATGTTGCCGATTTCCTTGCTGTCGAAAGAAATGCCAAATATGACTGGAAAGAGCTTCTCCCTCAAGTAAGATCCGCTTTTGGCGAGGATGTGGAAAATGAAGGCCCGGAAGAAAACGGCATCGATGAACATTTTGGTGAGGTACAGGTGTTAGTCCAAATGTATAAAGGAATCCCCATGCAGGTGAAACTGACTGACGGCACGGAAGAAAAGCGTTTTGCACTTCCTGAAAACTATATCAAAGCTGTTTCAGAGGCTCAGGATCCTGCTGATAATGTTGTCATGGTCCGCAAGTGGAAAGAATTCGGTGTCCGCTATGGAGACTTTGACCAGGTTGGACATGATATTGTAGAAGAACTAATGGCTGCCTATCCAGATGGGAGACTCCAGATACTTGTGAAAATGGCAAAAAGCCCTGATAAAACGGAGGAAAAACTCGCACGTTCCCTTCTTAAATTGTCTGTCGAAGATCTGGATTCCCCAGATTGGCGGGAGCGCTATCAAAAACTCGAACAGATGGATGATCCTGAACTGGAGGACCTGCCTGTTCTTGAAAAAGCGCTTAAAGATGAGAAGGCTTCAATCAGAAGACTTGCTACAGTTTATCTTGGGATGATTGAGGATAAGAGTGTCCTGCCTCTTCTGTACAGAGCATTGAAGGATAAAACAGTCACTGTAAGACGTACAGCAGGGGACTGTCTGTCTGACCTGGGATTTGAAGAAGCAATGGACGCCATGAAGGAAGCACTGCAGGACGACAGTAAACTTGTGCGCTGGCGTGCGGCCATGTTTCTTTACGAAGTGGGTGATGAAAGTGCGCTACCTGCTTTAAAAGCAGCAGAAGACGATCCGGAATTCGAAGTCAGCATGCAAATCAAATTGGCAATTGAAAGAATTGAACATGGAGAAGAAGCAAAAGGATCAGTTTGGAAACAGATGACTGAATCCCGGAAACAGGGCCAGGAATAA
- the ilvD gene encoding dihydroxy-acid dehydratase, with amino-acid sequence MTGSHMRSDMIKKGTDRAPHRSLLRAAGVKEEDFGKPFIAVCNSYIDIVPGHVHLQEFGKIVKEAIREAGGVPFEFNTIGVDDGIAMGHIGMRYSLPSREIIADSLETVVSAHWFDGMVCIPNCDKITPGMMMGALRVNIPTVFVSGGPMKAGVDSSGKPLSLSSVFEGVGAFESGQIDEQRLQEIEQVACPTCGSCSGMFTANSMNCLAEGLGLALPGNGTILAVSEERKEFVKRSAKQLMELIKKDIKPRDIVTIDAIDNAFALDMAMGGSTNTVLHTLALAHEAEIEYPIERINEIANRVPHLAKIAPASDYHIEDVHNAGGVSAIINELLKKPDALNGDCLTVTGKPLRENVAGSEILDENVIRTLENPHSERGGLAVLFGNLAPEGSIIKVGAVDESVGGYHRGPAICFDSQEEALSGIITGKVQEGHVVVIRYEGPKGGPGMPEMLAPTSQIVGRGLGAKVGLITDGRFSGASRGISIGHISPEAAEGGPIAFVENGDIIELDLNNRTINLEISDEEFEKRKANWKGFEPKVKKGYLARYSKLVTNASTGGVMKI; translated from the coding sequence ATGACTGGCTCACACATGAGAAGTGATATGATCAAAAAAGGCACAGACCGGGCTCCGCACCGCAGCTTGCTGCGTGCTGCCGGAGTTAAGGAAGAGGATTTTGGAAAACCATTTATTGCTGTGTGCAATTCCTACATTGATATCGTACCTGGACATGTGCATTTGCAGGAATTCGGTAAAATTGTTAAAGAAGCAATCCGTGAAGCAGGAGGCGTTCCATTTGAATTTAATACCATCGGAGTAGATGATGGAATTGCCATGGGCCATATTGGCATGCGCTATTCTCTCCCAAGCCGCGAAATCATTGCAGACTCACTTGAAACAGTTGTTTCTGCACACTGGTTTGATGGAATGGTCTGTATCCCGAACTGCGATAAAATTACGCCTGGAATGATGATGGGGGCTTTAAGAGTTAATATTCCAACCGTTTTTGTCAGCGGAGGCCCGATGAAAGCTGGTGTTGATTCAAGCGGAAAACCTTTATCTTTAAGCTCTGTCTTTGAGGGTGTAGGTGCCTTTGAATCTGGACAAATCGATGAACAAAGGCTTCAGGAAATCGAGCAGGTTGCATGTCCGACTTGCGGATCATGTTCCGGAATGTTCACTGCAAATTCCATGAACTGTCTGGCAGAAGGACTGGGTCTTGCACTTCCTGGCAATGGCACGATTTTGGCAGTATCAGAAGAGAGAAAAGAATTTGTTAAACGTTCAGCCAAGCAGCTGATGGAATTAATAAAAAAAGACATTAAGCCGCGTGATATCGTTACAATTGATGCAATTGACAATGCATTTGCCTTGGATATGGCAATGGGCGGGTCAACCAATACAGTTCTTCACACATTGGCACTTGCTCATGAAGCGGAAATTGAATATCCGATTGAACGAATTAATGAGATTGCCAACCGGGTTCCGCATTTAGCGAAGATTGCTCCTGCTTCAGATTATCATATTGAAGATGTTCATAATGCGGGTGGAGTCAGTGCGATCATCAATGAATTGCTTAAAAAGCCGGACGCCCTGAATGGAGATTGTCTGACAGTTACCGGAAAGCCGCTCAGGGAGAATGTAGCAGGCAGTGAAATTCTGGATGAAAATGTAATCCGAACCCTGGAGAATCCGCATTCTGAACGCGGAGGGCTGGCAGTTCTATTTGGAAATCTTGCTCCTGAAGGCTCAATTATAAAAGTCGGTGCTGTTGATGAGTCAGTAGGCGGGTACCATAGAGGACCAGCCATCTGCTTTGATTCGCAGGAAGAGGCATTATCCGGAATCATTACCGGCAAAGTGCAGGAAGGCCATGTTGTTGTCATTCGTTATGAGGGTCCTAAAGGAGGGCCTGGAATGCCGGAGATGCTTGCACCTACATCCCAGATTGTCGGCCGTGGACTTGGGGCAAAAGTCGGCCTGATTACAGATGGCCGTTTCTCAGGGGCTTCCCGGGGAATCAGCATTGGGCACATCTCTCCAGAGGCTGCTGAAGGCGGGCCTATTGCATTCGTGGAAAATGGAGATATCATTGAATTGGATTTGAATAACCGTACAATCAACCTGGAAATCTCAGATGAAGAATTTGAAAAACGCAAAGCCAATTGGAAAGGCTTCGAGCCAAAGGTCAAAAAAGGGTATCTTGCCCGTTATTCGAAGCTTGTAACCAATGCCAGCACGGGCGGCGTTATGAAAATTTAA
- a CDS encoding GNAT family N-acetyltransferase, protein MVQCTDKIIIAEYHEGFAAGIAKMWNLSRDSWGGDTSVMTEEQVKTKEANNGNITLYLALDGEEVVGYCGLSEYKEDTGSLYIPLLNVRPDYHGRKIGKMLVLKALQKTIELGWPRLDLYTWPGNVKAVPLYKKCGFFWEDRDDTTHLMNFIPAVHQTQLLKPALEKLDWYSSSMREIDVKPDGIKESGFTFYEYKWESGEVSARVRFERTGRGISLIETDDYFLELSMDHHEVIENEIQNFQLKLINKTGIPVSFKAEGNNQGRVEAAFEHDLMAESDAVITGQFIVHEGEEPSIWKTHPSLEVKVWVNGVECELRLGLLAKQPAKITGGSKGNLRFINQEAELEIEVENNLEEDAVFHLSFPVSDLVELEKREFRIRLHKKERKLLKVPFIVRKYGFYQPEMTILATKENGGELAFTCSSVGIPLKSFGQKFGGESKDYWHICNGICQVNIRKLDYKITAGRNESVNQPFAFFAPKLGKPYSTEFSKAKPAAAEWFTDDTAITFKLVFKSEAFTGILVSLYTSLYGEGLVKIWAELTNEGDVKYENLYFSQPLYYEMQQPYFPLDNKVIEFSDIKELGFMELSGITENWFFADHNGEPVGFCWPKHAKSNPDGWQFCYQQETGIFESGDQIVLAPGYLSIGAFRTWEEMQHFAGVETKYENHIHNEKALIINRGNPVAKEKETAEFTLKTYRSSYLNGTIDLYLNTHKKQTSNFSQEQELRVFKSNFPIKDTEPLSILNAAITLDSEKKHVRELLLVPRGNVRMFTEEHGGKAVFIMDNGIITLKGAPDFYPGLFSLTYKKREWLDSSFPEPVPKGWWNPWAGGMKTVPSQMSVFSLLKETSSAEFTSVKDTYGNEWSVLAIHTKVVLHPIWKGLEYTQYFALLPGVPLLAHWVKAENAGGKYLLNEKWITDLFISGGSLTDLTLTVSDKGAESAYQAGVEEQSFVLIDGSRISSCRSPENMYVMRSKDNEFLGAYMNKEAFEVISERKAGPLAKPGFIAFDERSFEGGLLNRLHNLEFR, encoded by the coding sequence ATGGTTCAATGTACAGACAAAATTATTATTGCAGAGTATCATGAGGGCTTTGCGGCAGGAATCGCAAAAATGTGGAACTTGAGCAGAGACAGCTGGGGCGGAGATACCAGTGTAATGACTGAAGAACAAGTGAAAACGAAGGAAGCGAATAATGGCAATATTACTTTATACTTAGCCCTGGATGGAGAAGAGGTCGTGGGCTATTGCGGGTTATCGGAATATAAAGAAGATACGGGTTCCTTATATATACCTCTTTTAAATGTAAGGCCGGATTACCATGGACGGAAAATAGGAAAGATGCTTGTGCTGAAAGCGCTGCAAAAAACAATTGAATTGGGCTGGCCGCGCCTTGACTTATATACATGGCCAGGAAATGTGAAAGCTGTCCCGCTTTACAAAAAATGCGGTTTCTTCTGGGAAGACAGAGATGATACAACACACTTAATGAATTTTATTCCGGCTGTTCACCAGACACAGCTCTTGAAACCGGCGCTAGAAAAGCTTGATTGGTACAGCAGCAGCATGAGAGAAATTGACGTGAAGCCAGATGGAATCAAAGAAAGCGGCTTTACGTTTTACGAGTATAAATGGGAAAGCGGGGAAGTGTCTGCAAGAGTCAGGTTTGAAAGAACGGGCAGAGGAATCAGTTTAATAGAAACGGATGATTACTTTCTAGAACTATCCATGGATCATCATGAAGTAATCGAAAATGAAATCCAAAATTTCCAGCTCAAACTCATAAATAAGACGGGAATTCCTGTTTCTTTTAAGGCTGAAGGGAATAACCAGGGAAGAGTCGAAGCTGCTTTCGAGCATGACCTGATGGCCGAGAGTGACGCGGTAATTACCGGACAATTCATAGTGCATGAAGGGGAAGAGCCTAGTATCTGGAAAACGCATCCTTCATTAGAAGTTAAGGTGTGGGTAAATGGTGTGGAGTGTGAATTGCGCCTTGGTCTGCTTGCTAAGCAGCCAGCCAAAATTACAGGCGGTTCAAAAGGGAATCTCAGATTTATAAATCAGGAAGCTGAATTGGAAATTGAGGTAGAGAACAACCTGGAAGAAGACGCTGTATTTCACCTTTCATTTCCTGTAAGTGATCTTGTCGAATTAGAAAAGCGGGAGTTTCGAATAAGGCTTCACAAAAAAGAGCGTAAGCTGCTGAAGGTGCCTTTCATTGTGAGAAAATATGGCTTCTATCAGCCGGAAATGACGATATTGGCAACAAAGGAGAATGGGGGCGAACTCGCTTTTACATGCAGCTCGGTGGGCATTCCCCTTAAAAGCTTTGGTCAAAAGTTCGGAGGAGAGTCGAAGGATTATTGGCACATCTGCAATGGAATCTGCCAGGTGAATATCCGGAAATTGGATTATAAGATAACGGCTGGCAGGAACGAAAGTGTTAACCAGCCTTTCGCGTTTTTTGCTCCTAAACTTGGGAAACCCTATTCAACTGAATTTTCAAAGGCAAAGCCGGCGGCAGCAGAGTGGTTCACAGATGACACTGCGATCACCTTCAAATTGGTATTCAAGTCTGAGGCATTTACAGGAATTCTTGTATCATTGTATACATCCCTATATGGTGAAGGCCTTGTGAAAATATGGGCTGAACTGACAAACGAAGGGGATGTAAAATATGAGAACCTGTATTTCAGCCAGCCGTTATATTATGAAATGCAGCAGCCATATTTTCCGCTGGATAATAAAGTAATCGAGTTTTCTGACATAAAAGAATTGGGGTTCATGGAGTTATCAGGTATAACCGAAAATTGGTTCTTCGCCGATCATAACGGCGAGCCGGTTGGATTCTGCTGGCCCAAACATGCGAAGTCCAATCCGGATGGGTGGCAATTTTGCTATCAGCAGGAAACTGGCATTTTTGAATCGGGAGATCAGATCGTATTGGCACCTGGCTATTTATCAATAGGAGCTTTCCGGACATGGGAAGAAATGCAGCATTTTGCAGGTGTGGAGACAAAGTATGAAAATCATATACACAATGAAAAAGCGCTGATTATCAATAGGGGAAATCCAGTTGCAAAAGAAAAGGAAACAGCAGAGTTCACTCTTAAAACATATCGTTCAAGTTATCTTAATGGCACTATTGATTTATATTTAAATACACATAAAAAACAAACCTCAAATTTCAGTCAAGAACAGGAATTAAGGGTATTTAAATCGAATTTTCCTATTAAGGATACTGAACCTTTATCTATTTTAAATGCTGCTATTACCCTTGACAGTGAAAAGAAGCATGTAAGAGAACTCCTGCTTGTGCCCCGGGGAAATGTCCGTATGTTTACGGAAGAGCATGGCGGCAAGGCTGTTTTTATCATGGATAACGGCATCATTACCTTAAAAGGTGCACCGGATTTTTATCCTGGATTATTCTCATTAACCTATAAAAAGCGGGAGTGGCTTGATTCTTCCTTTCCCGAACCGGTACCCAAAGGATGGTGGAATCCTTGGGCTGGCGGCATGAAAACTGTGCCATCGCAAATGAGTGTGTTCTCGCTATTGAAGGAGACATCTTCTGCTGAATTTACCAGTGTTAAAGATACGTATGGAAACGAATGGTCTGTATTGGCCATCCATACGAAAGTTGTCCTTCACCCCATATGGAAAGGCCTTGAATATACACAGTATTTCGCGTTATTGCCGGGAGTGCCGCTCCTTGCCCACTGGGTAAAAGCGGAGAATGCAGGCGGGAAGTATTTGTTAAATGAAAAATGGATTACAGATTTATTTATATCCGGAGGTTCATTAACGGATCTTACTCTTACAGTAAGTGACAAAGGAGCAGAATCAGCATATCAGGCCGGAGTTGAGGAGCAGTCATTTGTTCTTATAGATGGCTCCCGTATTTCCAGCTGCCGGTCTCCTGAAAATATGTATGTAATGAGAAGTAAAGATAATGAATTCCTTGGAGCATATATGAATAAAGAAGCATTCGAAGTTATTTCGGAAAGAAAAGCAGGCCCATTGGCCAAACCGGGCTTTATTGCATTTGATGAAAGAAGCTTCGAGGGCGGACTGCTTAATAGACTCCACAACCTGGAATTCCGCTAA
- a CDS encoding HD domain-containing protein, which produces MMKEKNIHLTEKFVRDTLGEDSTGHDWHHIERVRKNALYIAKKEQAGDPFLIEMAALLHDIPDAKLNTSKEAGERKLSDFLQEIEIAEEASSSIKTIIDSVSFKGGNNKKVLSVEAKIVQDADRLDAIGAVGIARAFAYGGKKGQPIYDPGLEIRKEMTEDEYRNGKSSSINHFYEKLLKLRDLLNTDTAREMAEERHQIMEQYLHQFFIEWNGQA; this is translated from the coding sequence ATAATGAAGGAAAAAAATATACATTTAACAGAAAAATTCGTCCGGGATACACTCGGAGAAGATTCAACCGGGCATGACTGGCATCATATTGAGCGGGTGAGAAAAAATGCCCTTTACATAGCTAAAAAGGAACAAGCAGGAGATCCTTTTTTAATTGAAATGGCAGCGCTGCTTCATGATATACCCGATGCTAAGCTGAACACTTCAAAGGAAGCGGGAGAAAGGAAGCTATCTGATTTTTTGCAGGAAATTGAGATTGCAGAAGAAGCCTCCAGCAGCATTAAGACAATTATTGATTCAGTTTCTTTTAAAGGCGGCAATAACAAGAAGGTCTTAAGTGTGGAAGCTAAAATAGTCCAGGATGCGGACCGATTGGATGCGATTGGTGCTGTGGGGATTGCACGAGCATTTGCCTATGGCGGCAAAAAAGGGCAGCCGATTTATGATCCTGGCCTTGAAATCAGAAAGGAAATGACTGAAGATGAATACCGGAATGGCAAGTCATCATCCATCAATCATTTTTACGAAAAGCTATTGAAGCTGAGAGACCTGCTGAATACTGACACTGCCAGGGAAATGGCAGAAGAGCGGCATCAAATTATGGAGCAATATCTGCATCAATTTTTTATAGAATGGAATGGTCAAGCATGA